Within the Salmo salar chromosome ssa12, Ssal_v3.1, whole genome shotgun sequence genome, the region TTTCCGTCTCTCTTTTGTGAGTAAATTGGGAGTCCTCATACATACACCATCATACGCAGGCTGGCAGTCAGTGCCTGTTACATGTTGTGGATATCATAACTCTTTTAATTTTCCTTTTTTGGAAAGAAACAAACGGCAACCACAACAAGGTAAAcaaatacaacaacaaagacaTCGACAACATATCGGAAAAGCTGCAGGACCACTTACACAAGCTTTTATTGTATCATTCTAAAAATTATTATAGAGAATTAAAGAAAAGTATTTAAACTTTTGGAGAAGACATGGCTATCATTTCTGTGAATACTGCTCTCCTATGTACAGCTCTGTATAACATTTTAAACTACCTGTGGTTCCCCTACAAAATAAAGTATGATAAACCAATGTCTTGTGTGTTCCAGATTCTAGACTTTTTTGAGTTCTAGATTTTGCCGTTAACAACATTCAATGTCAATTCTACCAGAACACCTAAGAAGCTACAGAAGTTTGCATTTAAAACATGTCTACTCccccatgtatttattttttcaggGGCTAGGCTACACACATGCAAATATCAGGGTGGTATCATTCTTGAACCATCCTTTGCAGAGCTGGCAGGTTAAATACGCCACTACAGTATCATATAAGAGGGAATATAGACACGGAGAGCCAAGAGCTCCCTTTTAAGCAGGCTAAATATTTAACAGAATTCTGTTGATTGTGCAACatggtaaaaaaaacaacaacatttaactgttttctgaaaaataactgaatgaagaagcactgaaCTGGAGAGCTAGGAAGAATTAACGAATTCCCAGGTGAGGAAAAACGCGGGACGTGGTTTTAGCATGATCTCTTGAGTGCATAAACAGTGTGAGGGTGTTGACCCTAGCTTACTCGATATTCTACAATCAATTACAAGTATTGGAGGACGACATATTAACATTTTGGTAATGGCCACACATTCGACTGTTGATTATCAACATGAGGAGGAGGATACGGCGAAGGTGCCCGATGAAGAGCTCCGGGCCCGTTTATCCGACTGACGtttctccctccctgtaccaTCGAAGCTCCCTGCGCTACTACTACCTTTCTGAACTTCCTCAACACGGTCAGCTGTGGAAGACCGTACCCGAAGTCAAGACCAGCTAATGTCACAATcctacatttgttttgtttttaaatagTATTTGAGATGATCTTTAATGAAAAGCGGTATCTAAAATAAATGTACTATTATTAAACAGAAATAGAGTTccaggtcacactttatttggttaGTTCCAAATAAATGATTTACAGATAGGCATACGTTGAACCAacgatctgttgataagcaactgcttgctaagattAGGGTTCGTTTAGAATTCGGGTAAGGGTTACGTTTATGGCTCGGTTAGGATACGGGTATGGCTTAGGGTTAGTGGATGGCggtagttagttgaaatgttgacAGTTATtgaacatctacaaaccatctacttgggactatccaaataaagtgttacctaatTCCATTCTAAAACCTGCATAATGTCGTTCTGCAGATATGGGTCATAAAGAATCCCATCTCTATGCGACCGGGAGGGTCACAATGCCGACGGTTCAAATCGAACTCCAGAACCAGAGAGTTATGTTCAGAACTCTCAAGAAATCTCCAGTTCTTGATAGACAAACAACGAGAGATACAGCATTAGCGAGAGAGACAGCATGATGGCGAGCTTTTCATTCATTCTCCCTGAAGACGGACATTGTTCTTTTAAGGACAACGACGTTAACTCAGGTTAGAACAATTAAATTATTTCAGTCTTAAAACTCAAATATTAATTGATTTAATTATTATGAAAAGGAAATCTAATAAAACTTAAGAGAAGATGGCTGTATAGGCTTTTGTTGTTAGTTACCAAGCATGGTAACCATGCAAAATGAATATTTTAAGCTGTAAATTATGTTACGCAAtgtcccaattatctctccttcctcccaaagtGCGCACTTGTTCACTTCACTGAATTGAAGGGAAATTACTGGTATAATAAATATGGTTGAAAATCCCACTAGCCCAtgcctccaccaatccaatgTTTTAAGATGTCTGGGAACTAGTGAATGAGTGCACACTTTAAGGAAATTTGAGATATTATTGGAAGGCACACATTATTTGCAGTGAGTGAAAAGGAGAATATCCCTTCCTTAAAATgcaaaaaatctattttgtttACCCTGTGCTGTCATGGCGTTTCTTTCAGGGTGGATCTCAATGGTGACCCAACTCAACACCCTTGAAGGTCCAGAGTCAAAGAGTCAGAACATCCGTCTGAGCTTTGCAGAGGAACTTGGTGACAAGTACCACTACGCGAATGCCATTGACAGCTCTCTGCTCTGGACTATTGGGTACACCCCCTACATTCCCCCAGCTCTGAAAGGAAGAAGCTTCCCCTCTGTCGAGAGCTTCTTCCTGGATGAGTGGGAGCCACTGACACTCCTGCAGACTCCTCAGGTTCTGTCCACCAGTGTTTCCATCGAGGAAGACAACCTGATCCAGTCTGCTGCAGGCCTAGTGTCTCAGGTTCTGTCCACCAGTGTTTCCATCGAGGAAGACAACCTGATCCAGTCTGCTGCAGGCCTAGTATCTCAGGTTCTGTCCACCAGTGTTTCCATCATGGAAAATGACCTGATCCAGTCTTCTGCATGCCTAGTGTCTCAGGTTCTGTCCACCAGTGTTACCATCATGGAGAATGACCTGATCCAGTCTGCTGCAGGTCTAGTGTCTCAGGTTCTGTCCACCAGTGTTACCATCATGGAGAATGACCTGATCCAGTCTGCTGCAGGCCTAGTGTCTCAGGTTCTGTCCACCAGTGTTACCATCATGGAGAATGACCTGATCCAGTCTGCTGCAGGCCTAGTGTCTCAGGTTCTGTCCACCAGTGTTGCCATCGTGGAAAATGACCTGATCCAGTCTGCTGCAGGCCTAGTGTCTCTGGTTCTGTCCACCAGTGTTGCCATTGTGGAGAATGACCTGATCCAGTCTGCTGCAAGCCTAGGTTCCCTGGTCCTGTCCACCAGTGTTGCTATTGTGGAGAATGACCTGATCCAGTCTGCTGCAGGCCTAGTATCTCAGGTTCTGTCCACCAGTGTTGCCATTGTGGAAAACGACCTGATCCAGTCTGCTACAAACCTAATGTCTCAGGATGATGACTCCACACTGAGAGACTCCAACCAACCTGAGATCCACGTGGCTGATGTCTCAACCAAGAGAAGTAGTCTAACCATCACTATTTCTATGGTTTCAACCAAGAGTTGCCTTGTTGCtctacatgaagttgatgctagTGCTACAAGCCTGGAGCAATCTGCTGAGAAAATGTCTACCTCTACCACTTATGTCAACAACATCTCAACTGCtgccaagaagaagaagaggtgTGGATTATTCTCATCTCTCTGGAGAGCTCTCAGGGGGAAGAACAAGAAGCCTGTAAGTACTAACTCATATACTCTTAGTCTCTTTTGTACTTAATATAATCATTTATCAACTATTTTGATACTAATATCCAGTGTTAATGGCTGTCTGTGAAATAGGTTTTCTATATTTTCTACCTTTTGTTTTTTTCAGGCTAAAGTGGCTTCCAAGAAAGAGGATGAAATCAACAAGGATGTGAGCAGCCTCACCtgccaccacaacactacacaggGAGATCACTGATGCAGGCacacccaccacaacactacacaggGAGATCACTGATGCAGGCACCCACAATggtgttcctattttttttatcACACTTTGTCTTCATCCCCAATCCCTTTCCCCCACCCCACCCGTTTTATCTTCAGTAAACCTTTTGTCATTGCATTCGATTGCGTTTGTCTTTCATTGGGATCATTGTCATTGAAAAGAGAAGGGGTTTCGTAGTTCAACTACTTGTCAATAAATCACTGGTTAACCTTCAAACTCCGAATTGAGACAACCGAGGCAAAGACGTCAGCAGGAGGGCAACTGTGACCTTCAGAAATATGCAATTAGGTGAAAAGTTTGTAACCATGTAACAACGCTAATGCGATCAGTTCTGTCCACATTTCCCGGAGAATAACAGGCGTTCTCGCTCAGCGCCTCAAGATGGAGTAGTAAGCACAATTATAATGGTTCCCCTCATAATGATGCTTTTATCAGCTGTTGGATGTGAGGATATTCCCATATTAGGAATTCCTGTGGGAGATTTATACCGTGAATAAGTATGATAATTGGACATTGTGCATGGATTGTCTATGGCTACCGAGTATTTCCATCATATGATTGTAGCCTAGGTTATGATTCTGTTATGATGAGGTTCACATTGCAGTTGTCTCCTTAGACATGACTGACTCATGGTATTGAAATCTATTACATCACGTTGATGCATCATGAAATAACCCATGTGTGTGTAGGAGTTTAAGCACAGGCATAATGTAGACAAGGTGTTTATGTAATGTAAGTGTGTTTTCCGTTTGTTCTTTGTCAGATTAAGATATATAACAGATGGTGTGACATGGCTATAGTTTACGTTTTCCCTCATTTTTCAAACCACCACCAACAAATTCCAACCCTGTTCTCAATTACATTCACTATTCCATTCCATTTCTGAGGGCTCTTCTACAAAACAATGTTATGAGAATGAAACCTGATACCAATAGCCATCTCCATTATTTAGGTTACAGCAAGAGGCTAAAAATATCCAGTTCTGACTGGTAGTAGTCACGACCTAAATTATGACAAAATTCTGCACCACTGGTAGTTGACGTCAATACAGTACAGTCACTTCCTCGGTGACGTAATCGAACGGACTCGATCGGTAGCATTGCCATCTGCTGGATGGACTCCGACTCGAGCCCCGTAACATTACGTCACTGGAAAGGAACCGATGCCAGTGTTTGGGTCTAGGTTTGAATACAAAGAGATGAATAGCCGACCATTAGAACTGATACTCGACAGTAAGAACCTGAGCTACAATTAATACGCATTTAGGCTACAGTAAATTCTTAAATAAGTACTCAATATGCTTCAGGCGTTTTCTGGAGAGTTTTGGGGAACCTTGTGACTAAGAATGTTTCAAATTAATTGAGTGTGCTTCATTGGTAATGAGAAAATAGTTGCACAGTCAGCAAAACAGCGTAGGGGTTTTGTCTTCAGTTCATTGACGTGTATGTAAATTCTGCTGTATAGACTAGCCAGTACCAATATATTTCAAAAGACAAGGGCTCGACAATGAAGTGAATGGATAGATAGCAAAAACTAGCATTAGCTGATGTAAAACTGTTGCAATTATGATACTTATGAGTTGTGCGTAAATGtctctgtccatggtgctgaaatgttttttctttatcgTGACTGAGAAACGCATTGCAGGATGTTCATTGTACTGATCCTATTTTATTGACAATCAAAGATGTTATTCGATTCTACTGATACACACTGTATGTTCATCCAGCTATATGTTATGTTGAATATTGTTTGAAATATAGCTGGTAAGAGTGATTGTCATTTGCATCTCTGACGCAACTTTCAGGAATCAAACTGAACGTTGATTAAAGTCTAGGACGTTGAACTCTCAGACAGAACCCAGTTTAGCCTTTCCTGTGGATCAATATTTTACGGTCTTAACGGTCAATTAATGTTGGAGCTATAACGACGGGAACGCGCACTATTTTTGGGTCAtatttgcaggtgtgtgtgtgtgtgtgtggtgccagCCAGGGTGGCGTGACTCCTGAAATAAGTGAGGTTGGGAAAAAGTGTTGTTCTTGCatgtggcgagagagagagagagacagagacccattCTCAAATTCGTAAAAGCGCGTGCACAACCATAAGGAAGGAAGACGCGAGCTCTAGGGGGCTGCATTCTCATTGACTGTTCCATCTCCCTGTCAGTGGCAGCAACATTAGCAGTGCCGAGGCGGTGgcagcacacacagagagagagagagagagagagagagagagagagagagagagagagagaggagagaaacgcaACACACAGACTCCGCCTAACTTTACCACGGTCCAACCTCACCGAGCCCGTGTCCGGTGGCGCGAGGGCATCACAGCTCAAAGCCAGTCCATCCAGAGGGTCCCTCGGCTTGCTTGTGTCATCTCTTGGCGTGGAGATGGGCTTCCCGTAAAACCGGCGGTGGTGGAGGGGAGAGGCGGGCCggcgggggtggggggtggggagaAGCGAAAGACTAGAGAgtgaggaggtggagagaaaaAAAGCCGAGGAGGACGAGAAACAAAAGCACAACCGTGGGTGCCTGCAACAACCATGAGCAGCGGCGGCTTGCCCTATTCACCAGAGCTGCTGCTCTACCCGTGGACTATGTCGTGAGGTGTGGCTCGCAACGCTAAGCAGCAGGGATTCTGTCAGTCGAAACGACAGTAGCAAGCCAAGGAGGGGTGGTTCTGGTGGAAAAGATGTCGTCCGCCTCGGTGGGGCCCCAGGGCGGCCCTCGCCCACCCACTGCGCCGCCGACGGTTCCCGAACTGCCGGACCTCAGCCATCTCaccgaggaggagaggaaaataatcatggccgTGATGGATCggcagaaggaggaagaggagaaagaggaagccGTGTTAAAGTAAGGGCTACATTTCCTTTCCCTGAACGGTGGTCGGTGGAACCCCGAACGCAACACCCCCATTCACGAGTGAGGTGTCTGTGTCCAGAAGGCAGACGCACGAGCGGCCATCCGCCACCTATTAGTCCCAGTATGTTACCAATATGCCTGTCGTTTACCATTGTAGTCACCTTTCACACCCATTCAACCACCACAACCCGTTGCATCCCCCATTGTTCACTAATACTGGACTATAATTTCCGTATAGCCTACAGATGTTATAGCCCACGCTAACGGTGTTCCCTTGCTTGCCACTGTATGAATAATTCACACCAGGTTGGATACTGGGGTTCGTTTTGGGATTCGGCTATTCATGAGTGGGGAAAAAAATCACAGTTTATAGGCCTGTCAATGCTTTAGCTTTACTCAAATCCATTGTAGGCTATGCGCTCTTCTCCAAAGCCCCCATAAGGAACGGCAGGTGTAGCTTAGCCTATAAGATTGAAATTCATCCTAGTGTGGACCGAGCCTACAAGGTGAATAGATAATCAAGGTATCCTCGCCGTGACAGTCGATGGTGATGCAGGTAGTCATTGATAAGAACGGGGAAATCGGGTTAAACGAGATCCAGGTGTAGCCTCGCGCGGATGAGGGGAGACGGGGTGTACCAGTGGGGGAGCACTGGATGAATCATACCACAGGACTGcgtgcccccctccctccctgaatctttccatctctttctcctctcccaaagtatttttttttgtttCGTTGCTTTGACACGGCCGCATACACAACCGACATCACCACCTTACCGAAGCAGCTTGGTGGCTGGCAAGGCTTGGTAGCTGTCCTTAACACAACATCAACGGTGTGCAAGATATCGAACTGTTGCTGTTTATGCCACCTGTTGCTGTTTATGACAGCGTCGTAGTCCAACAAGATGATGCTGACATTAAAACTCTAATGATGCTTCATTGCGAGCCTGGCACAAACCATTCGTATTTTATGCCCGACAATCGTGTTACACCGGTGTGGTGCCATTTTCCCCTTCCCTCGGCGATGAGTGAGAGTGGGTGTGGTTACACTGGTTGGAAATCTCACCATGTGATGTAAAGCCGGGCATTCGAGCTAAGCATGATAGGGGGAATTGCAGCTCGACCAGTTATAGCCAATATCTGGTTTTAAAACGCCTCAAGCCAGTATCAATTCAACTGATATCGAATGAATCAGTTATTGGGCCTATTTTATTCGGAAAACGTGTATGCAGCGTGAAGGTACCGTGCGCCTCTCGTGTTCACCTCTAGTCCACTGTTGGCCTAAAATATCTATTCTGTGCTCCTTCCCCCGTGAACTGATGTATAGGTTATTCTTTGGTTTTCCCACCGGTCGGTTCCCAACACAATGCAATGAGGTGAATTAAAGTCGCTTGTATAATTTTCCATAAGAGCATCGTAACGAGATCGTATGGTAATAGGGAACATCCATAGTGCACTACGTGACTCATGCTGTGTCACAAATATTAACTTTGCTCATCCTCACCGAAGGCTCAATCAAGTCGAATTTCCAACAGCAATACACTATGTAAGATATCTAGCCTATTCAAAGTGCTTTATCACATCCTTGTTTGCTGCAATTACATTGCACTGTTTCATTTCCTGGTTGAAATATGGGGGAGCCAGGACTGGAGCTGTCTCGTGCCTCAGGAGAGGAAGTGATGTATTTAATGTTCCATGAGGCGTGAGCCATCCACAGCTTCTGTAAATAATGCCCTCATCATTTAGCCAATCATTTATATGATGATCCATGCACACCCAAAGGTCATGGCCAGTTGCTGTGCTGTTGCTGTGGCTCTGTGTGCACAGTTGCACACTATTCCCTTTGAATATGAGAAGCTGTCATGTGTTGGCGGCTCTCAAGTTATGGCCTGTATGTAGTGGTTCAGTGCTTCCAAgagaaatggtatagaatcacAATAGCCTTGTGTCTGGAATGTTTATGGCATGTGGGAGGATAGGGAATGgagagagtgtgcgtgtgtgaaaAATGAATAATgtaagaaagaaaaaagaaagagaatgagagagagagagagagactggggatgtATGTGAACTTTCCATGGATTCTGCGGGCATTCCCATTCTTCCTGTGCatcaggggtgcaactttggttttagaagtgggggggacctaattatatatattgttttatccagtcggataaacactccaaacagcctaccagacTGCTAGGAGgcgtccacatggtcctaaagtacacctcgttttgtatcacattctaatgataaaactggggggtgGGATgccatttcagaatgtgggggaggGACAtgtccccgtccccagtgaaagttgctccCCTGCTGTGCATCATGGGATGCATTGGGGAGACGCACATTACTCAGACACGCAACATCAGAACCATTCGCACTGGGCACAggcgtcaattcaacgtctattccacgttggttcaatgtcatttaattgagatgatgtggaaacaacgttgatgcAACagggtgtgcccagtgggttgttgcGCATCATTACTAAACTCATATATTTCCATTGAGCATTTAACTTCTAATACAGTCTAGTAGTATGGCATTGTGATCAAGGTTTTTTCAACAGACAGGGCAAGCATTAGGCCTATGGGCCCACGTTCTTGGCATGCGGCCATCCAACAAATGACTTTCCCCATTCACTTCAGCTCAGTGAACGTTTCCGATGAACAATGAGCAATGTAGCACATGATTATTACGCGTGCAATAGATGATATCAAGCTAGTCTGTCGTGATAATGATATAACATGGCCACACAGGCCCTCCCGACTGTTCTGGGTGGTATTCATTAGACACCAAATGGAAGCAATCGGACCGAAACGGAGAGgggctacctgaacttgtccaataagaagttGTCATTTTTGTTTCCCGTTGCAAAACCTTTTGCTACGGTTtgcactaatgaatatgacccaggtGTTCTTATGGTACCTGGGAGCTAAGCAGCTGGTGATAAACTGATAGGTTCCTGTatctcaccacctccacctccgtCATGGGAGAGGCCAGTGTGTCCAGGTCTGTTGCCCAGCCCAGAGGCCTCGTCCTGGGCTAATGATTACCCCTTAGGTCAGCCTGTGGGAACAGAGCACCTGGAGCTTCTGGTCCTAGTACTGGTGCTACTGTATCTGTACCATGGGTGACTCATCTCTGGAGGTGTTGTTGCAGCAGATGCAGCAGGTGAAGAAAGAGGATGTGGTCTATTGACTTTCTCTATCCTGTCCTATGTAAAAGATTTCAAAGAAGGTGTGAAATGAGCAACTTCACACTATGTTGACGTGCAAGACCATTACTATCCTCTGAATCAGGGTGTTGGACACGTGGCTTAAGAGAGATGGTATTACTGGACACTATAGACATGGTTGAGAGTGCAGTAGGAGTGCTGAGCACCATTCTAACACGCTAATGAGCAGGACTGAACTGAACACTGAACTAGCATGCTCAAAGAATTTTCAGCATTTAGCATTTAGCCGTTAGCTACCGCCCCAATGTGGTGAAACAACACCCGCTAACTAAACAGGAAATCTCCCCCTTAGAGCATTTGTGGTTTCCGTAAAGTAAATATAGAAACCCCTTTCAAATATTGATGAGCTAACAGAGGTTGTAGAGTTTCTTAGAGGGGTGTatgaagcagagggagagagaggaagagagagaggaagagcccTCATCATCAAAGATGGCGGAAGAGAGGAAGCCTAGAGTATAGTGGATGGAAGGATTTGGAGGGTTTAGGATTAGAGGGGTACCAGGGAGAGCgcgagtgtacacacacacacacacacacacacacacacacacacacacacacacacacacacacacacacacacacacacacacactgtgccaaTCTCTGCTTCACAGGGCTCCCGAGGGCCCCCAGAGCACAGAGTGCATCAGAAGGCCATGCAGGCACCACATCACCACCCAGCCATAGGTCACTGTTAGATAGGTATACAAGGGCAAGACGTGTAGCTGAGGTTAGTGTGGAGGTTGTAGGGAGGAGATGGGAATGGATGTCTGGAATATCCAGTTATTTTCCCCCTCTGTGTTGAGGCTACTATGACGTGAAGACTGTTGTGTAGGAGACAGTCACTTGCaaatacacataaatacacattCACATACATGTACAAGTCTCTCAAACATGCACATGCTCTGTGTACACCGTCCCACCCACCTAACACACAAACCCACTATGTGTGTATCCACAGCTGTGTCAGCTGCAGAGCCGGGAGGGCTGTGATGTGATTATTGATTGACAGACAGGATCGGTGGTTGATGTTGACGTGGAGCGGGTGTCAGACTTGGTGGTGCACCCTGGGGGCTGCTGGGGGTTAGCTATGTCCTCCCTGGGAATATTTTGGCTTTTGTCAGCTTCTGACtggcatacacatacacacacacacacgcacacacacacacacacacacacacacacacacacacacacacacacacacacacacacacacacacacacacacacacacacacacacacacacacacacacacacacacacagctagtgcTTCAATGGGACTGAGACACCTGGTGTGTTTGTTCCAGACTGCGTACTCAGCTACTATACTAACATAGATGCTGTGACACATCCTGTGACTGGTCCCTGATGTAATGATATCAAATGCTTAGATCCATCTCTGCATTTTATTATGAGTAGTAATGCTTATGATTTGTTATCGAGATACTGTATGTtctgtaaccccccccccatggccttccctgtggctcagttggtagagcatggtgtttgcaacgccagcatggtgtgtgcaacgccagggttgtgggttcgattcccacggggggccagtacaaaaaaagaaatgttcaAAAGAAAA harbors:
- the LOC106588700 gene encoding uncharacterized protein, whose product is MMASFSFILPEDGHCSFKDNDVNSGWISMVTQLNTLEGPESKSQNIRLSFAEELGDKYHYANAIDSSLLWTIGYTPYIPPALKGRSFPSVESFFLDEWEPLTLLQTPQVLSTSVSIEEDNLIQSAAGLVSQVLSTSVSIEEDNLIQSAAGLVSQVLSTSVSIMENDLIQSSACLVSQVLSTSVTIMENDLIQSAAGLVSQVLSTSVTIMENDLIQSAAGLVSQVLSTSVTIMENDLIQSAAGLVSQVLSTSVAIVENDLIQSAAGLVSLVLSTSVAIVENDLIQSAASLGSLVLSTSVAIVENDLIQSAAGLVSQVLSTSVAIVENDLIQSATNLMSQDDDSTLRDSNQPEIHVADVSTKRKLPCCST